The Equus caballus isolate H_3958 breed thoroughbred chromosome 13, TB-T2T, whole genome shotgun sequence genome includes a window with the following:
- the NCF1 gene encoding neutrophil cytosol factor 1 has translation MGDTFIRHIALLGFEKRFVPSQHYVYIFLVKWQDLSEKVVYRRFTEIYEFHKTLKEMFPIEAGDIKSENRIIPHLPAPRWFDGQRAAESRQGTLTEYCSALMGLPTKISRCPHLLDFFRVRPNDLKLPADSQVKKPETYLMPKDGKNNIGDITGPIILQTYRAIADYEKTSGSEMALASGDVVDVVEKSESGWWFCQMKTKRGWVPASYLEPLDSPDEAEDPEPNYAGEPYVTIKAYIAALEDEVSLEEGETIEVIHKLLDGWWVIRKDDVTGYFPSMYLQKAGQDVAQAQRQIKSRGAPPRRSSIRNAHSIHQRSRKRLSQDAYRRNSVRFLQQRRRLGRPGPQSAGSPLSEEQPQPQSDRAKPQPAVPPRPSADLILNRCSESTKRKLAPAV, from the exons ATGGGGGACACCTTCATCCGCCACATCGCCCTCCTGGGCTTCGAGAAGCGCTTCGTCCCCAGCCAGCACTAC GTGTACATATTCCTGGTGAAATGGCAGGACCTGTCCGAGAAGGTGGTCTACCGGCGGTTCACGGAGATCTACGAGTTCCAC AAAACGTTAAAGGAAATGTTTCCTATCGAGGCGGGGGACATCAAGTCGGAGAACAGGATCATCCCCCACCTGCCAG cCCCGCGGTGGTTTGACGGGCAGCGCGCCGCCGAGAGCCGCCAGGGCACGCTCACCGAGTACTGCAGCGCGCTCATGGGGCTGCCCACCAAGATCTCCCGCTGCCCCCACCTCCTCGACTTCTTCAGGGTGCGCCCTAACGACCTCAAGCTCCCCGCGGACAGCCA AGTGAAAAAGCCAGAGACTTACCTGATGCCCAAAGACGGCAAGAATAACATAGGAG acaTCACGGGCCCCATCATCCTGCAGACCTACCGCGCCATCGCTGACTATGAGAAGACCTCGGGCTCCGAGATGGCTCTGGCGTCCGGTGACGTGGTGGACGTCGTGGAAAAGAGCGAGAGCG GCTGGTGGTTCTGCCAAATGAAGACAAAGCGTGGCTGGGTGCCGGCGTCCTACTTGGAGCCCCTGGACAGTCCAGATGAAGCGGAGGACCCAGAGCCCAACTATGCAG GTGAGCCCTATGTCACCATCAAGGCCTACATTGCTGCGTTGGAGGATGAGGTGTCCCTGGAGGAGGGTGAAACCATTGAGGTCATTCATAAGCTCCTGGACGGCTGGTGGGTCATCAG GAAAGACGACGTCACCGGCTACTTCCCGTCCATGTACCTGCAGAAGGCGGGCCAGGACGTAGCCCAGGCCCAACGCCAGATCAAGAGCCGAGGGGCGCCGCCCCGCAG GTCGTCCATCCGCAACGCGCACAGCATCCACCAGCGGTCGCGGAAGCGCCTCAGCCAGGACGCCTACCGGCGCAACAGCGTCCGATTTCTGCAGCAGCGCCGCCGCCTGGGGCGGCCCGGGCCGCAGAGCGCCGGGAGCCCGCTGT CAGAGGAGCAGCCGCAGCCGCAGAGCGACCGCGCGAAGCCGCAGCCGGCGGTGCCCCCGAGGCCCAGCGCGGACCTCATCCTAAACCGCTGCAGCGAGAGCACCAAGCGGAAGCTGGCGCCCGCCGTCTGA